Proteins from a genomic interval of Helicobacter pylori Shi112:
- the gltX gene encoding glutamate--tRNA ligase: MSLIVTRFAPSPTGYLHIGGLRTAIFNYLFARANQGKFFLRIEDTDLSRNSIEAANAIIEAFKWVGLEYDGEILYQSKRFGIYKEYIQKLLDEDKAYYCYMSKDELDALREEQKARKETPRYDNRYRDFKGTPPKGIEPVVRIKVPQNEIIGFNDGVKGEVKVNTNELDDFIIARSDGTPTYNFVVTIDDALMGITDVIRGDDHLSNTPKQIVLYKALNFKIPNFFHVPMILNEEGQKLSKRHGATNVMDYQEMGYLKEALVNFLARLGWSYHDKEVFSMQELLEWFDPKDLNSSPSCFSWHKLNWLNAHYLKNQSAQRLLELLKPFSFSDLSHLNPTQLDRLLDALKERSQTLKELALKIDEVLIAPVEYEEKVFKKLNQALVMPLLEKFKLELNKANFNDESTLENAMHKIIEEEKIKAGSFMQPLRLALLGKGGGIGLKEALFILGKTESLKRIEEFLKN; this comes from the coding sequence ATGAGTTTGATCGTTACGCGCTTCGCTCCATCGCCCACTGGCTATCTCCACATAGGAGGCTTAAGAACAGCCATTTTCAATTATCTTTTTGCACGAGCCAATCAAGGAAAATTTTTTTTACGCATTGAAGACACGGATTTGAGCCGTAACTCTATAGAAGCGGCTAATGCCATTATAGAGGCTTTCAAATGGGTAGGGCTAGAATACGATGGAGAAATCCTCTACCAATCCAAACGCTTTGGAATTTATAAAGAATATATCCAAAAACTCTTAGATGAAGACAAAGCTTATTACTGCTACATGAGTAAAGATGAGCTGGACGCTTTGAGAGAAGAACAAAAGGCCAGGAAAGAAACCCCACGCTACGACAATCGTTATCGTGATTTTAAAGGCACGCCCCCTAAAGGCATAGAGCCTGTGGTAAGGATTAAAGTCCCACAAAATGAAATCATTGGTTTTAATGACGGGGTTAAAGGCGAAGTGAAAGTGAATACTAATGAATTAGACGATTTTATTATCGCCAGGAGCGATGGGACGCCCACTTATAACTTTGTGGTTACCATTGATGACGCTTTAATGGGGATTACTGATGTGATTAGAGGCGATGATCACCTTTCTAACACCCCTAAACAAATCGTTCTCTATAAGGCTTTAAATTTTAAAATCCCTAATTTTTTCCATGTGCCGATGATTTTGAATGAAGAAGGGCAAAAATTAAGCAAACGCCATGGGGCCACTAATGTGATGGACTATCAAGAAATGGGCTATCTTAAGGAAGCTTTAGTGAATTTTTTAGCGCGTTTGGGGTGGAGCTATCACGATAAAGAGGTTTTTAGCATGCAAGAATTACTAGAATGGTTTGACCCTAAAGATTTAAATTCTTCGCCCAGTTGCTTCAGTTGGCACAAGCTTAATTGGCTCAACGCTCATTATTTAAAAAACCAAAGCGCGCAAAGATTGTTAGAACTTTTAAAGCCTTTTAGTTTTAGCGATCTCTCGCATTTAAACCCCACTCAATTGGATCGTTTGTTGGACGCTCTCAAAGAGAGATCTCAAACCTTAAAAGAATTAGCCCTTAAAATAGATGAGGTTTTAATCGCTCCTGTGGAATATGAAGAAAAGGTTTTTAAAAAGCTCAATCAAGCGCTCGTTATGCCCTTGTTAGAAAAGTTTAAACTGGAATTGAATAAAGCCAATTTCAACGATGAAAGCACGCTAGAAAACGCCATGCACAAAATCATTGAAGAAGAAAAAATTAAAGCGGGCAGTTTTATGCAGCCTTTAAGATTAGCCCTTTTGGGTAAGGGGGGCGGGATAGGCCTTAAAGAAGCGCTTTTCATTTTAGGCAAAACAGAGAGCCTCAAAAGAATAGAAGAGTTTTTGAAAAACTAA
- the modB gene encoding molybdate ABC transporter permease subunit has translation MDHEFLITMRLSFSLAFITTLILLPIGICLGYFLSLKRNLLTSLTETLVYMPLVLPPSVLGFYLLLIFSPSSFLGAFLQDALNVKLVFSFQGLILGSVIFSLPFMVSPIKSALISLPTSLKEASYSLGKGEYYTLFFVLLPNIKPSLLMAIITTFTHTIGEFGVVMMLGGDILGETRVASIAIFNETEALNYPKAHQYALTLTLISFGLLFVTLFLNKKQSSF, from the coding sequence ATGGATCATGAGTTTTTGATTACCATGCGTTTGAGCTTTTCTTTAGCTTTTATTACCACCCTTATTTTACTCCCTATAGGGATTTGTTTAGGCTATTTTTTAAGCCTTAAGCGCAATCTTTTAACGAGCTTGACAGAAACGCTTGTGTATATGCCTTTAGTTTTACCCCCAAGCGTGCTAGGGTTTTATCTCCTTTTAATTTTTTCGCCTTCTTCTTTTTTGGGAGCGTTTTTACAAGATGCGTTAAATGTGAAACTTGTTTTTAGTTTTCAAGGGCTTATTTTAGGGAGTGTGATTTTTTCTTTACCCTTTATGGTAAGCCCTATTAAAAGCGCGTTAATTTCCTTGCCCACTTCTTTAAAAGAAGCCAGTTATAGTTTGGGTAAAGGGGAATATTACACCCTTTTTTTTGTCCTACTCCCTAACATCAAACCCAGTTTATTGATGGCTATCATTACAACTTTTACGCACACTATAGGTGAATTTGGCGTGGTGATGATGCTTGGGGGTGATATATTAGGGGAAACAAGAGTGGCTAGTATTGCGATTTTTAACGAAACTGAAGCGCTCAATTACCCTAAAGCCCACCAATACGCCTTAACGCTCACGCTTATCAGTTTTGGCCTCTTATTTGTTACCCTATTTTTGAATAAAAAACAAAGCTCGTTTTGA
- a CDS encoding outer membrane protein, with amino-acid sequence MFYDYGYTNFGFVGNGFDGLGKMNNHLYGLGIDYLYNFIDNAQKHSSVGFYAGFALAGSSWVGSGLSMWVSETDFINNYLINYQAKMHTSFFQIPLNFGVRVNMDRHNGFEMGLKIPLAINSFYETHGKGLNTSLFFKRLVVFNVSYVYSF; translated from the coding sequence TTGTTCTATGACTATGGTTACACTAATTTTGGTTTTGTGGGTAATGGCTTTGATGGTTTGGGCAAAATGAATAACCACCTCTATGGGCTTGGAATAGACTATCTGTATAATTTCATTGATAATGCACAAAAACATTCTAGCGTGGGTTTTTATGCAGGCTTTGCTTTAGCGGGGAGTTCGTGGGTAGGGAGTGGTTTGAGCATGTGGGTGAGTGAAACGGATTTTATCAACAATTACTTGATTAATTATCAAGCTAAAATGCACACGAGTTTTTTCCAAATCCCTTTGAATTTTGGGGTTCGTGTGAATATGGACAGGCATAACGGCTTTGAAATGGGCTTAAAAATCCCTTTAGCGATCAATTCCTTTTATGAAACGCATGGCAAAGGGTTAAATACCTCTCTCTTTTTCAAACGCCTTGTGGTGTTTAATGTGAGTTATGTTTATAGTTTTTAG
- a CDS encoding glycosyltransferase family 9 protein, giving the protein MHIACLLALGDNLITLSLLKEIASKQQQPLKILGTHLTLKIAKLLECEKHFEIIPLFENVPAFYDLKKQGVFWAMKDFLLLLKAIKKHQIKHLILEKQDFRSALLATFVPINAPNKDIKNVYQNRQELFSQIYGHAFDHSPYLMNLKNPKKILINPFTRSTERSIPLEHLQIVLKLLKPFCVTLLDFEERYAFLKDRVTHYRAKTSLEEVKNLILESDLYIGGDSFLIHLAYYLKKNYFIFFYRDNDDFMPPNGKNENFLKAHKSHSIEQDLAKKFRHLGLL; this is encoded by the coding sequence ATGCACATCGCTTGTCTTTTGGCTTTAGGGGATAACCTCATCACGCTTAGCCTTTTAAAAGAAATCGCTTCCAAACAGCAACAACCCCTTAAAATCCTAGGCACTCATTTGACTTTAAAAATCGCCAAGCTTTTAGAATGCGAAAAACATTTTGAAATCATCCCTCTTTTTGAAAATGTCCCTGCTTTTTATGACCTTAAAAAACAAGGCGTTTTTTGGGCGATGAAGGATTTTTTATTGCTGTTAAAAGCGATTAAAAAGCATCAAATCAAACATTTGATTTTGGAAAAACAGGATTTTAGAAGCGCTCTTTTAGCCACATTCGTTCCCATAAACGCTCCCAATAAAGACATTAAAAATGTTTATCAAAACCGCCAGGAGTTGTTTTCTCAAATTTATGGGCATGCTTTTGATCATTCTCCATACCTTATGAATTTAAAAAACCCCAAAAAGATTTTGATCAACCCTTTCACAAGATCAACAGAGCGAAGTATCCCTTTAGAGCATTTGCAAATCGTTTTAAAACTCTTAAAACCCTTTTGTGTTACGCTTTTAGATTTTGAAGAACGATACGCTTTTTTAAAAGATAGAGTTACTCATTATCGCGCTAAAACCAGTTTAGAAGAAGTTAAAAACCTGATTTTAGAAAGCGATTTGTATATAGGGGGGGATTCGTTTTTGATCCATTTGGCTTACTATTTAAAGAAAAATTATTTTATCTTTTTTTATAGGGATAATGACGATTTCATGCCGCCTAATGGCAAGAATGAAAATTTTCTAAAAGCCCACAAAAGCCATTCTATAGAACAGGATTTAGCCAAAAAATTCCGCCATTTGGGGCTATTATAA
- a CDS encoding ATP-binding cassette domain-containing protein translates to MIKARFKKHLLGSRGAFDLNIDLEIKEAEVVALLGESGAGKSTILRILAGLEAVDSGYIEVNHSVWLDTQKKIFLKPQQRKIGFVFQDYALFPHLNVYQNIAFAHPKDKNKIHEVLRLMRLENLSHQKILKLSGGQAQRVALARALIAAKNLLLLDEPLNALDNALKNEVQQGLLDFIKRENLSVLLVSHNPNEITKLARTSLFLNNGVINPNQENLLFSNRLLIKPLFEDENYCHYEVIPQTISLPKDCLNPTFKLDFNQGKKF, encoded by the coding sequence ATGATAAAAGCGCGATTTAAAAAACACCTTTTAGGATCTAGGGGTGCGTTTGATTTGAATATAGACTTAGAAATTAAAGAAGCAGAAGTTGTGGCTTTATTAGGAGAATCTGGAGCGGGTAAAAGCACGATTTTACGCATTTTAGCAGGGCTTGAAGCGGTGGATAGTGGCTATATTGAAGTCAATCATTCAGTATGGCTAGACACTCAAAAAAAGATTTTTTTAAAGCCACAGCAACGAAAAATCGGCTTTGTGTTTCAAGATTACGCCCTATTCCCTCATTTAAATGTGTATCAAAACATCGCCTTTGCTCACCCTAAAGATAAAAATAAAATCCACGAAGTGTTACGCTTAATGCGTTTAGAAAATCTAAGCCATCAAAAAATCCTCAAACTCTCTGGCGGACAAGCCCAACGAGTCGCTTTAGCAAGAGCTTTAATCGCAGCCAAGAATTTATTGCTTTTAGATGAGCCTTTAAACGCCCTAGATAACGCCTTAAAAAACGAAGTGCAACAAGGTTTGCTTGATTTTATCAAGCGTGAAAATTTAAGCGTGTTATTGGTAAGCCATAACCCCAATGAAATAACCAAACTCGCGCGAACTTCCCTCTTTTTAAACAATGGCGTTATTAATCCTAATCAAGAAAATCTGCTTTTTTCAAACCGCTTATTGATAAAACCTCTCTTTGAAGATGAGAATTATTGCCATTATGAGGTCATTCCTCAAACGATTAGTTTGCCAAAAGATTGTCTGAACCCAACTTTTAAGCTTGATTTCAATCAGGGCAAAAAATTTTAG
- a CDS encoding outer membrane beta-barrel protein: protein MIKRIACILSLSTSLALAGEVNGFFMGAGYQQGRYGPYNSNYSDWRHGNDLYGLNFKLGFVGFANKWFGARVYGFLDWFNTSGTEHTKTNLLTYGGGGDLIVNLIPLDKFALGLIGGVQLAGNTWMFPYDVNQTRFQFLWNLGGRMRVGDRSAFEAGVKFPMVNQGSKDVGLIRYYSWYVDYVFTF from the coding sequence ATGATTAAAAGAATTGCTTGTATTTTAAGCTTGAGCACGAGTTTAGCGCTTGCTGGCGAAGTGAATGGCTTTTTTATGGGTGCGGGTTACCAGCAAGGTCGTTATGGTCCTTATAACAGCAATTACTCTGATTGGCGCCATGGCAATGATCTTTATGGTTTGAATTTCAAATTAGGTTTTGTAGGCTTTGCCAATAAATGGTTTGGGGCTAGGGTGTATGGCTTTTTAGATTGGTTTAACACTTCAGGGACCGAACACACAAAAACCAATTTGCTCACCTATGGTGGCGGTGGCGATTTGATTGTCAATCTCATTCCTTTGGATAAATTCGCTCTGGGTCTTATTGGTGGCGTTCAGTTAGCCGGAAACACTTGGATGTTCCCTTATGATGTCAATCAAACGAGATTCCAGTTCTTATGGAATTTAGGCGGAAGAATGCGCGTTGGGGATCGCAGTGCGTTTGAAGCGGGCGTGAAATTCCCTATGGTTAATCAGGGCAGTAAGGATGTGGGGCTTATCCGCTACTATTCTTGGTATGTGGATTATGTCTTCACTTTCTAA
- a CDS encoding cation:proton antiporter, which produces MENSTLYIVIAGLWLAVGFGIFLKKLDMPVIIGYICTGTVLAAFFKINDFNLLSDIGEFGIVFLMFMIGIEFNFDKLKSIKQEVLVFGLLQVVLCALIAFLLGYFVLGLSPIFSLVLGMGLSLSSTAIVLKFFEDSKQLSTPMGKSAVGILIFQDIAAIPMLLILTILGSKDSNVNLLILKTFISAGIILVLLLLPGKKGANLILEQAKDTRLPEIFIGTILVIVCSAAGLSHFFGFSMSLGAFIAGMAISKSRYKINVQEEFVQLKNLFLALFFITIGMQINVSFFIEKFFVVIFLLILVMGFKTAIIYALLRFFRDSKTAIKTALSLAQIGEFSFVIFLNSGSHQLFNLQEKKGILGFLHQKNILSIAQNDIHQLLILMVVFSMLATPFILKYLESIAQFILHQKSQENEPAKK; this is translated from the coding sequence ATGGAAAACAGCACACTTTATATTGTTATTGCTGGCTTATGGCTTGCTGTGGGCTTTGGGATCTTTTTAAAGAAATTAGACATGCCTGTTATCATTGGTTACATTTGCACAGGAACGGTCTTAGCGGCTTTTTTTAAAATTAATGATTTTAATTTGTTGTCTGATATTGGTGAATTTGGTATCGTCTTTTTAATGTTTATGATAGGCATTGAGTTTAATTTTGACAAGCTCAAATCCATCAAACAAGAAGTGCTAGTTTTTGGGCTTTTACAAGTAGTTTTATGCGCTTTAATCGCTTTTTTATTGGGGTATTTTGTTTTGGGTCTTTCACCCATTTTTTCCCTTGTTTTAGGCATGGGGCTTTCGCTCTCTTCAACCGCTATTGTGCTGAAATTCTTTGAAGATTCCAAACAGCTTAGCACGCCCATGGGAAAGAGCGCGGTGGGGATTTTGATCTTCCAAGATATTGCAGCCATTCCCATGCTTTTAATTTTGACGATTCTAGGCAGTAAAGATTCTAATGTCAATTTACTCATTCTTAAAACCTTTATTTCAGCAGGGATTATTTTAGTTCTTTTATTATTGCCTGGAAAAAAAGGGGCTAATCTTATCTTAGAGCAAGCAAAAGACACGCGCTTGCCTGAAATTTTTATAGGCACGATTTTAGTGATTGTTTGCAGCGCGGCGGGGTTGAGCCATTTTTTTGGGTTTTCTATGTCTTTAGGAGCGTTCATTGCGGGCATGGCCATTTCTAAATCGCGCTATAAAATCAATGTCCAAGAAGAATTCGTGCAGTTAAAAAACCTCTTCTTAGCCCTTTTTTTCATTACGATAGGGATGCAAATTAATGTGAGTTTCTTTATAGAGAAGTTCTTTGTTGTCATCTTTTTACTCATTTTAGTGATGGGTTTTAAGACGGCTATCATTTATGCACTCTTGCGTTTTTTTAGAGACTCTAAAACTGCCATAAAAACCGCTCTTTCTTTGGCACAAATCGGGGAATTTTCTTTTGTCATCTTTTTAAATTCAGGCTCGCACCAGCTCTTTAATTTGCAAGAAAAAAAAGGGATTCTTGGTTTTTTGCACCAAAAAAATATCTTAAGTATCGCTCAAAATGACATCCACCAGCTCCTTATTTTGATGGTGGTCTTTTCTATGTTGGCAACCCCTTTTATTTTAAAATACCTAGAATCTATCGCTCAATTTATTTTGCACCAAAAGAGCCAAGAAAATGAGCCGGCTAAAAAATAA
- a CDS encoding class I SAM-dependent methyltransferase encodes MPSNALSIEEIARLINVSHSSVHNWIKTNLLEKLEIDHKIYVKISSFLDFCRNHLGKSKLNKYANKSLKSTHNHQELVLKYLKILENSSDLEKLGSYYEEELSNTTRNLEGIYYTPNKIVEWLFTLPKDFDASQAIFCDPAVGSGNFIMHALKLGFKVENIYGYDTDAFAIALTKKRIKERYHLDCPNIVQKDFLNLKHTPQFDCIFTNPPWGKKYNQNQKENFKQRFNLSQSLDSASLFFIASLNCLKENAHLGLLLPESCLNIDAFSKMREMALKFQIRSLIDFNKPFKTLMTKAVGLVLKKAPNKDQKISCFYQNSEFKRSPSSFLNNPKKIFNIHCSSKENKILDHLFSLPHITLKNNAHFALGIVTGNNKEKLHSKQEKNTIPIFRGSDILKDRLKAPSQFINADLKNCQQVAPLSLYQSREKIVYKFISSKLVFFYDNKQRLFLNSANMFVLKENFPINANALKELLNSDLMQFIFESLFKTHKILRKDLECLPLFVQFINNSFDEKFYLKNLGIEKKDPKHFTIRKNHAHRLSFGFRG; translated from the coding sequence ATGCCTTCAAACGCTCTTTCTATTGAAGAAATCGCTCGCCTAATCAATGTTTCTCATAGCAGCGTGCATAACTGGATCAAAACCAATCTTTTAGAGAAACTAGAGATTGATCACAAAATTTATGTGAAAATAAGCTCTTTTTTAGATTTTTGCCGCAACCATTTAGGGAAAAGCAAGCTTAACAAATACGCTAACAAATCCTTAAAAAGCACTCATAACCATCAAGAATTGGTTTTAAAATACCTAAAAATATTAGAAAATAGCTCTGATTTAGAAAAGTTGGGTTCTTATTATGAAGAAGAGCTTTCTAACACCACCAGAAATTTAGAGGGCATTTACTACACTCCTAATAAAATAGTAGAATGGCTTTTCACCCTCCCTAAAGATTTTGATGCCTCTCAAGCGATTTTTTGCGATCCGGCTGTGGGGAGCGGGAATTTCATCATGCATGCTTTAAAACTGGGGTTTAAGGTTGAAAATATTTATGGCTATGATACGGACGCTTTTGCTATCGCTTTGACTAAAAAGCGTATTAAAGAGCGTTATCATTTAGATTGCCCTAATATTGTGCAAAAAGATTTTTTAAATTTAAAACACACCCCACAATTTGATTGCATTTTCACTAACCCGCCATGGGGCAAGAAATACAATCAAAACCAAAAGGAAAATTTCAAACAGCGATTCAACCTCTCTCAAAGCCTAGATAGCGCGTCGCTCTTTTTTATAGCGAGTTTGAATTGCTTAAAAGAAAACGCTCATTTGGGGCTATTATTACCCGAAAGTTGTTTGAATATTGATGCATTTAGTAAAATGCGAGAAATGGCTCTGAAGTTTCAAATTAGAAGCCTTATTGATTTCAACAAACCCTTTAAAACCCTAATGACTAAGGCTGTGGGTTTGGTGCTTAAAAAAGCCCCTAACAAGGATCAAAAAATCTCATGCTTTTATCAAAATAGTGAGTTCAAACGCTCGCCCTCTTCTTTTTTAAACAACCCTAAAAAGATTTTTAATATCCATTGCTCTAGCAAAGAAAATAAAATTTTAGACCACCTTTTTTCCCTTCCTCATATAACTTTAAAAAATAACGCTCATTTTGCTTTGGGGATTGTTACAGGCAATAATAAAGAAAAATTACACTCCAAACAAGAAAAAAATACCATTCCTATTTTTAGGGGTTCAGATATTTTAAAAGACAGATTAAAAGCCCCTAGCCAATTCATTAACGCTGATTTAAAAAACTGCCAGCAAGTCGCTCCCTTAAGCCTTTATCAGTCTAGAGAAAAAATCGTGTATAAATTCATTTCTTCAAAACTTGTCTTTTTTTATGATAATAAGCAACGCCTTTTTTTAAATAGCGCGAACATGTTTGTTTTAAAAGAAAATTTTCCTATCAACGCTAATGCGTTAAAGGAATTATTAAACAGCGATTTAATGCAATTTATTTTTGAATCGCTTTTTAAAACGCATAAAATTTTAAGAAAAGATTTGGAATGTTTGCCTCTATTTGTGCAATTTATCAACAATAGTTTTGATGAAAAATTTTATTTGAAAAATTTAGGGATAGAAAAAAAAGACCCTAAACATTTTACAATCAGGAAAAACCATGCACATCGCTTGTCTTTTGGCTTTAGGGGATAA
- the modA gene encoding molybdate ABC transporter substrate-binding protein — translation MKNTFKAFAFLIVFFSSALLAQDLKIAAAANLTRALKALVKEFQKEHPKDAISISFNSSGKLYAQIIQNAPFDLFISADIARPKKLYDEKITPFKEEVYAKGVLVLWSENLKIDSLEILKDPKIKRIAMANPKLAPYGKASMEVLDHLKLTSSLKSKIVYGASISQAHQFVATKNAQIGFGALSLIDKKDKNLSYFIINKALYSPIEQALITTKNGANNPLAKVFKDFLFNPKARAIFKEYGYIVD, via the coding sequence ATGAAAAATACTTTCAAAGCGTTTGCCTTTTTAATCGTATTTTTTTCAAGCGCTCTGTTGGCACAGGATTTAAAAATCGCTGCTGCTGCTAATCTCACGCGCGCTTTAAAAGCCCTTGTTAAAGAATTTCAAAAAGAACACCCAAAAGACGCTATTAGTATTAGCTTTAATTCTTCAGGCAAACTCTACGCTCAAATCATTCAAAACGCCCCTTTTGATTTATTCATTTCAGCAGATATTGCTAGACCTAAAAAGCTTTATGATGAAAAAATAACCCCTTTTAAAGAAGAAGTCTATGCTAAAGGCGTGTTGGTTTTGTGGAGCGAAAATTTAAAAATAGATTCTTTAGAAATTCTTAAAGATCCTAAAATCAAGCGTATCGCTATGGCTAATCCTAAACTGGCCCCTTATGGAAAAGCCAGCATGGAAGTCTTAGATCATTTAAAACTCACTTCCAGTCTTAAATCTAAAATCGTTTATGGCGCTTCTATTTCTCAAGCCCATCAATTTGTCGCTACTAAAAACGCTCAAATAGGCTTTGGAGCGTTATCCTTAATTGATAAAAAAGATAAAAACCTCTCTTATTTCATCATTAATAAAGCCCTTTATAGCCCTATTGAACAAGCCTTGATTACCACTAAAAATGGGGCTAATAACCCTTTAGCCAAAGTCTTTAAAGATTTTTTATTCAACCCTAAAGCCAGAGCTATTTTTAAAGAATACGGCTATATTGTGGATTAA
- the typA gene encoding translational GTPase TypA encodes MKNIRNIAVIAHVDHGKTTLVDGLLSQSGTFSEREKVDERVMDSNDLERERGITILSKNTAIYYKDTKINIIDTPGHADFGGEVERVLKMVDGVLLLVDAQEGVMPQTKFVVKKALSFGICPIVVVNKIDKPAAEPDRVVDEVFDLFVAMGASDKQLDFPVVYAAARDGYAMKSLDDEKKNLEPLFETILEHVPSPSGSVDEPLQMQIFTLDYDNYVGKIGIARVFNGSVKKNESVLLMKSDGSKENGRITKLIGFLGLARTEIENAYAGDIVAIAGFNAMDVGDSVVDPANPMPLDPMHLEEPTMSVYFAVNDSPLAGLEGKHVTANKLKDRLLKEMQTNIAMKCEEMGEGKFKVSGRGELQITILAENLRREGFEFSISRPEVIIKEENGVKCEPFEHLVIDTPQDFSGAIIERLGKRKAEMKAMNPMSDGYTRLEFEIPARGLIGYRSEFLTDTKGEGVMNHSFLEFRPFSGSVESRKNGALISMENGEATAFSLFNIQERGTLFINPQTKVYVGMVIGEHSRDNDLDVNPIKSKHLTNMRASGSDDAIKLTPPRTMVLERALEWIEEDEILEVTPLNLRIRKKILDPNMRKRAKK; translated from the coding sequence ATGAAAAATATTAGAAATATCGCTGTAATCGCGCATGTTGATCATGGGAAAACCACTTTAGTAGATGGCTTACTTTCTCAATCTGGCACATTTAGTGAGAGGGAAAAAGTGGATGAAAGGGTGATGGATAGCAACGATTTAGAAAGAGAAAGAGGGATTACTATCCTGTCTAAAAACACCGCTATTTATTACAAAGACACTAAAATCAATATCATTGACACTCCTGGGCATGCTGATTTTGGGGGCGAAGTGGAGCGCGTTTTAAAAATGGTGGATGGGGTGCTTCTCCTAGTGGATGCGCAAGAAGGGGTCATGCCTCAAACTAAATTCGTGGTTAAAAAGGCTTTGAGTTTTGGGATTTGCCCTATTGTGGTGGTGAATAAAATTGATAAGCCTGCCGCTGAACCAGATAGAGTGGTGGATGAAGTTTTTGACTTGTTCGTAGCGATGGGGGCTAGCGATAAGCAATTGGATTTCCCTGTGGTGTATGCTGCTGCTAGAGATGGCTATGCGATGAAAAGTTTAGACGATGAAAAGAAAAATTTAGAGCCTTTATTTGAAACGATTTTAGAGCATGTGCCAAGCCCTAGTGGGAGCGTTGATGAGCCTTTGCAAATGCAAATTTTTACGCTTGATTATGACAATTATGTGGGCAAAATCGGTATCGCTAGAGTGTTTAATGGCTCAGTTAAAAAGAATGAAAGCGTGCTGTTGATGAAAAGCGATGGGAGTAAAGAAAATGGCCGTATCACTAAGCTTATAGGCTTTTTAGGGCTGGCTAGGACTGAGATTGAAAACGCTTATGCGGGCGATATTGTAGCGATTGCCGGCTTTAACGCAATGGATGTGGGCGATAGCGTCGTTGATCCTGCTAACCCCATGCCTTTAGATCCCATGCATTTAGAAGAGCCTACGATGAGCGTGTATTTCGCTGTCAATGATTCGCCCTTAGCCGGGTTAGAAGGAAAGCATGTTACTGCCAATAAATTGAAAGACAGGCTCTTGAAAGAAATGCAAACCAATATCGCTATGAAATGCGAAGAAATGGGCGAAGGCAAGTTTAAAGTGAGCGGGCGTGGGGAATTGCAAATCACTATTTTAGCTGAAAATTTGCGCCGTGAAGGGTTTGAATTTAGCATTTCACGCCCTGAAGTCATCATTAAAGAAGAAAATGGCGTTAAATGCGAGCCTTTTGAGCATTTAGTGATTGACACGCCTCAAGATTTTAGCGGGGCTATCATTGAGAGATTAGGCAAAAGAAAAGCCGAGATGAAAGCGATGAATCCCATGAGCGACGGCTATACAAGATTAGAATTTGAAATCCCTGCAAGAGGGCTTATCGGCTATAGGAGCGAGTTTTTAACCGACACTAAGGGCGAAGGCGTGATGAATCATAGCTTTTTAGAATTCCGCCCTTTTAGCGGGAGCGTGGAATCGCGCAAAAATGGGGCGCTAATCAGCATGGAAAATGGCGAAGCGACCGCTTTTTCGCTATTCAATATCCAAGAAAGAGGCACGCTTTTTATCAACCCCCAAACTAAGGTTTATGTGGGCATGGTCATTGGCGAGCACAGCAGGGATAATGATTTAGATGTTAATCCCATCAAATCCAAGCATTTAACCAACATGAGAGCGAGCGGGAGCGATGATGCGATCAAACTCACCCCGCCTAGGACTATGGTGTTAGAAAGAGCACTAGAATGGATTGAAGAAGATGAGATTTTAGAAGTTACCCCCTTGAATTTAAGGATCAGGAAAAAGATTTTAGACCCCAACATGAGAAAAAGGGCGAAAAAATAA